The genomic interval tttgatcaactatccaacaaatttgaattacctaaatctaatttttttagatacttacaaattagaaatttcttacataaaattcttccatcttttcctaactcaactccatcggatttttcagatttgatttttacttttaatccttgtcagaagggattagtagcttttatttataacatgattatgaagatacagccagaaatatcggatagaattagacaagaatgggaaaaagaacttcgatgtaatatatcaacagataaatgggaaaaaaatttacaaatggttaattcctcctctatttgtgctaaacatgctttaatacaatttaaaattgtacatagagcttatatgtctaaagataagcttgcccgattttattcgcatattaatcctcaatgtgacagatgtcacttagaagtggcttcattgactcacatgttttggacatgtcccactttacataactattggaaggacatttttgatgtcatttcctcagtatggaatatcgatttacaaccccattttattacctcaattttcggtataccaaatgaagatggcaatcagctttccccttcaatcagatgaatgattgcctttgtaacattaatggccagaaggtctatattacaaaactggaaagaagtaaatcctcctactacatttcagtggttctcccaaactatttcttatttgagtttggaaaaaatcagaagcactatctttgattcttcaattaaatttgaagaaacctggggaccatttattcgacactttcatatgaattaatttggcctatttcagatccttttctctacttatccttgttcaggtatggagttccggagttcttttcttgacaccttcatatatttataaagtactattattgcccatgttagttatagtttagtatttttttttcaatatatattttttctcatatataatctcaatttttttttctttttttgatgattatttttgttttttttttcatatatatttatatagacttgattgatttatgtaccttttgttgatggatgttttaataggatattattatcctattactaatgtaatctcaagtttattgaatctgtaatctattcattattatgtgttgtttttttttatatatgaaatttaataaaaagattgaaaaagaaaagaaagaatgtTCAACACAGGCCTTTCAGAATGTTTGATATATCCTGGAACCGTCCTTTGTATGCAAGTAAATCCCTCAGCTGGGAGAGGTGTGGTAACCccttctccaacatcttcctataCACTCTGGACATATCGGGCATTCCTCTGAGCATTCAACagctggagaagatgtttctggcAATGAGGGGAACCCTCATCATCGAGCTGAGAATGGGACATTTGTCCATCGGGGCATCATTCGGTTGCAACAACTTACCCGATCCCAACAACCAAACATTTTCAGGGCTCGCCGAGAGTTCTGTCATGATCTTGAATCTCCACCAGACATACATCTTCTCCCTGCAGCCCCATGTCTTCTCACACTTCCCTGACCTAAAGATCCTCTCCTTACCTCACAACCGCATCAACCTCATACAGAAAAATGCCTTCTTCGGCCTGGAAAATCTACTGACGCTGAACATTCCCTACAACTTGTTGGGTGAGATCTACTCATGGACAATTGAGGGTCTGCAGAATGTTTCCTACATTGACCTACGACACAACCACATTGGGGCCATCCAGTTTGGTTCCTTTGAAGGACTCACTCAGCTTGTCACTTTAGACCTTCGGGAGAACTCTCTTTCCCGTCTCCCAGCCTCCAAGCCATTGCCTGGCTTGCAGTACCTCCTCTTAGGATATAACCGACTAGAAGAGGTGTATGGGATGGGGAACATGGACAACATCACCTTTCTCGATCTTTCTAACAACGCGTTTGAGAACTTGCAGGTGTTTTACGAGATTATGAAGCAGCCCACAGTGACTCAACTTCTGCTAAGGAACAACCGCTTATCCGTGTGCACCATCGCACCTACCAACACCATACCGAAAAGCAACCACCTCCGTCACCTCGACCTTTCCGGTAACTTCCTCCAACTAACGTGGGCAGCCGGCGAGTGCTGGGATGTGTTCCACAACCTCTCCAACCTGACGGAGTTACTTCTCCAGCGGAACTATCTTGCTAAGCTGCCCCAAGGCGTCTTCAGTGGCTTAGTCTCCCTGAAGAGGCTTAACCTGTCCCTGAACTCACTGACCCAGCTCAGCCACGACCTCTTCCCCAGCAACCTCGAGATCCTGGACCTGTCCAGCAATCGCCTGACTTCACCCGACCCAGTCACCTTTAGCTTCGTCAGGCGTCTGGACCTGAGGAACAACCAGTACATCTGTGATTGCAGCCTCAACCGCTTTGTCCTCTGGCTGAACCGCACTGAGGTGGAGTTGGTGGAACCCCTGACCCAAATGGTTTGCGCCTTCCCGAAAGGGCTCAAGGACGTACCTCTTCTCTCACTCACGCCAGGCTGCGGGATGGAGGAGACGCAGTTTGCCCTGTTTGTCACCGTGACCACACTCCTGGTGATTTTTCTCACCTCTGTTCTTCCTCTACACTCACTGCTGGTCCTTGATCCTCCTGTGCTACAGGGCTGCTACCAGGACTGTCCTGGAAGGAGGCAAGACAGGGACAGACAGGTTGGGCTACAGGTTTGATGCCTACCTCTGCTTCAGCAGCCAGGACCTGGAATGGGTGAAAGACAGTCTGCTCTTGAATCTAGAGGAGAACCGGTTACAACTGTGCATCGAGGAGCGGGATTTCATTCCTGGGGAAGACCACATTACCAACATACGGGAGGCCATATGGGGCAGTAGGaagacagtgtgtgtggtcaCCAGGTGTTTCTTGAAGGATGGCTGGTGCCTGGAGGCATTCAACATTGCCCAGAGCCGCCTCTACCATGAGTTGAAAGACGTTGTGGTCCTGCTAGTGGTGGGTTCCCTGAGGGACTACCAGCTCCGGAAGTACAAGCCCCTACGGTCCTATCTGCAGAGCAGAGGGTACCTGCGCTGGCCGGCCAAGCCCTATGACCAATACTGGCTCCTGCAGAGGCTGGTTGACAAGATCCGGCAGGACCCCAAGcagagaagggtcagagccagGAGGAAAACATTTCTGGGCCTCCTCCCCTAGAGGAAGGAAACAGGAGAGGTCAGGTTACAGAGGGTGGTCACCATCTCTGGCTGACTGGTGCGCTGACTTGTGTCCTTGCTGGATCCTGGGGGAGCACAGAGTCAGTGAGTCAGATTGTgtgatagagatggggagggggaggaagaagagAGGGATAACATTGGGGACAGAGAGTAAATGGAAGATGGGGTACAGAGGGAAAGAGAAGGAACTGGGGAGATAGGGGCCATCCCGTTTACCATCCCACCCAGATTCATTACATCAACACACTGAAGTGTTACTACCTGTCCCTTAGACAAATCACTAACATGCTTAGTGAGCAGTTGGACCTCAACACTGATCTCTGGGGTTTCCCAGCAGATATCACCTGCCACCcaaggatccatttattcccatcCACATCTGCTTTCTATGAACCAACTCCCAGTTCATCCTCCACAACTCCCTGTTCACCAACCCAGTGCACAGACCTTTTCAACATCTCCAGAACACCATGTTACTAGTCAGATCCTCAAACCCTCAACAGAACAGTCACACTTGACATCCCCTTTAGAAATTCACTCTGACTTCGTTCAATTATTGTTTTCGAGACATCTTAATATTTATAACagattccaacattttcccaactactgatgtcTGGTGAACAGATGTGAATTCCCAGATTTCTCCCTCCTTACAGGATTGTTGGGGTTACATTTCCACCCTCTAATCTACAGGAATATTTCCAGAACGTGTAGAATTTTCGGATGTCCTCACTATCAACAGCTACCTGCTACTGGGATGTGGAACTTCAGGTCCTTAGGAATTTCAGCTAGTGGGCTTTATTTCTATATTATTATTTCCTCACTTATTCTTTGTCCTGTTTTATTTTCTGCAGACAGATACAAGTCATTGTTTATCTGAGATTGCTGGAGGGTTAGATGGTAGTTGTGGAGGGAAGAGGAATTGATGACAGTTCCTTATCCCCcacagacgctgcttgacctgctgagtttctccagcagtttgttaacTGTTTAATCCCTGCCTGCAGTAGCTGGAATGGAAATATTTTGCTTTTGCTTGATGGAGGAATCAGATGGCTGCATCTGATTCTGTCAAAAAGGCAGAGGAGCCAGCGGGAACAAGGCAGGGTGGGATAACAGCAGAGACAGAATGTGCCGGTCTGTAGAGAGCTCAGCGGTTAAGATCAGAGAGATGCAGAGGGGCAGGGGGCAACAGACACTTTAAAGGCAAAACAGGGACAATGTATACACCTGCTGGATAAATGTAAAATAAACTTTTTGGATTAGGATGTAAAGTTGCAGGTAAAAGTATGAAACCACAGAGAAAGTAAAGTTAAAAGGTAGAGGAGAGAAAGATTCAGAGACCAAAACCTGACCAATGATTTATCAGAGATTAAAATCATACTATAGTATCATTACCCTGTGGTTTCTTGTATTACTGTTTGCAGAGCTTTATATTCTTTGTTTCGCTACTTGTTTTTAAATAAACTTTACAAAGGAAAACCAAGCTGTGTTCACAAATTCACGGAATCGCTCACTGTTCACAGAATCACAGAATTCCCAGAAATTCACGGAATCGCTCAGTTTGCCAACCACTACGCCTATCTATACTAATCTTGCATTAAATCCATACCCCTCTGCGCTCTCTTCAATCAGGTACCTGTACAGGTTTCTCTTAGATGTTTTTCCTGTTCCTGCTCCACTATCTCCTTTGGAAGCTCTTCCAGAGATCAACTACTCTGTGTGAAAGATTTACACTTTACAGCCGAGagagtttgcagatgctgaaagtccagagtaacgcacacaaatgctggaggaactctgcagatcaggcagcttctatggaaagtcaatgtttcatgctgagacccttcatccggactggaaGAGGCCAGAATACGAAAGTGGGATAGGGGAAGAAGCACAATCGAGaaagtaataggtgaagccacatCTTCTTAAGTCTCTTCCCTCTATCCTTAAAGTTATACAGTATAGTTTTAAGCATTCTATCATGAGAAACTAACTCTATCTTCCCTATTTCCTAACTATTTTATCTGTTATCACATTTCTTAGCCTTTCTAATCCCAGTCTTTCAAAACTCTCCAGTCCCAAACACATCCTTGAAAATCATTTTTGCTTCCTCTCTTGCTTAATCACATCTTTGGAGGGCAGAACTACACACAACAAACCAAGTGTCACACATGATTGCTGTAAATTTTGGTAGCTTTACTACTTCAGAATAGACACGCCATGGGATAACAGCTCACCCTATCCAGAAATAAAGCTGGTTGATAATCTCTAACACGAGTTCTAACAAGCTAAAAGGGGAATCCCAAAATCACCAGCAAAAGGTGCACCCTGACATTTATCTATGATGAACCAAATCCTCTTGTTTATAATGCGTAACTGTATTTGCCTATACTTAGAGTCCAGTGTTTACGGGGGGTAAACTTCCACCATGCTTTTAGGAGGGGAGTTTTTGCATTTGGACCTAGTGATAATGAAGGAATGGTGATTTATTTCTAAGTCAGAATGGTGTGCGACTAGGAGGGGAACCTGTGGGTGGTGGGTTCCCCTGCATTTCCTGCACGTGGATTTGGTGGTAGAGGGGGTAGTTTGGGATCtgctgcagtgcattttgtagacGGCTCACACTGCAGTCACTGTGGGCTGGTGGTGAAGGGAGTGAACGTGTAGGGTGACAAATGAGGAAGTCAGTTCAAATCACCAGCAGTATCGATGCCCTAaactctctcctcctccttcacaaTTCATTGACTCAAGCTGCACACATAGCTGCCACTGTTCCCTTCCACACTCTACTCACCATAGGGTACAACAGAGCCAAGGGCCCAGCCTCAGAGCCTCTAATActctgagggggaatttcttcagccagagcgaGGTGAATCTCTGCAATCAgcaggctgtggagaccaagtcactgggtatagattggtaggttcttaattagtaaggagggttatggggtgaagATGGAAAAATGGGGTTGAAGAAAAGTCAGACAAGactaaatggcctaactctgctctatATCTTATGACCTATATCTTATATCATAAgacttatatcttatggtctgtctCCGCCCCAAACTTAAGTCAACATTTAATTTGCTGTGGGGTTGTGAATTCCCCCCGAAACTCATGTGGTTCCCAACTCTACCCTACCATTTGGAATCCTAGAGACTCTGATTGCTTGCAGAGGCACAGTGTACAGGGAGAATCCATCGGATAAACCATCAAACACCATTTTATTCTCCTGTCAACTCCCCAGAGATtttacccctcatcattttacaGCAGGCAATTATCCTACCTCTCTGGGGTGGAGGAGGCAACCAGtgtacccagagaaaacccacacggttacagagagaatgtacacaCTCCAAACAGTCAGCACCTggggccagaattgaactcaggcCTCTGGATCTGCAAGCTGCGAGACAGCAGCTGTATCCCCTTCACCTCTTGTGCTGGCCAAGCAGTGAACAGTGCCCCTTTAGCCCAGACACTGGTTTGGAAGCTTAGACAGATTTCTGCTGCCCCCCACTCCCTTTTACTCCCAGAGTCAGTGGCAAAGGGCCAATACCACAAGCCCTGATCGGACTCAGATTgtactggggtggggggaggagctcATATCCTTGATACTGGATAATGCCCCACTGTTGCATATAATGTTTCACTGGTGGAACAGCTCTGGGTGCTGTTGGCAGACTGAAGCTCTCAGTGTAAGGACACACTGGGGGCACCAAGCTCGAAGGGTGTGGCATCACTCCCTTCCTGAACCACTGAACTGGGAACTGCCACCCCCGAGACCACTGTTCGACTGGTGCAACCACTCCTGCAGATCCTCTCTCGTGTGGtcccatccttcttgtagtgtggtgaccagaatcaTATCATGTCATGTTACCCAGACTCGAGAGCTTGGGTTGTAGGGTGAGGTCAGACAGATTGGGATTTTATAAAGGTGTTTAAAATAATGAAGGGcagagatagggtgaatgcacagtcTTTTCCATTGGGAtgggaaatcaagaactagagagcacagggTTTAAGATCAGAGGGGAAAGTTTTGAAGTGGTCCTGAGGGacaatttcttcatccagagggtaatcggtatgtggaacgagctgtcagaggaagtggtagatgtgggtacaATTACAGGGAAATGGGTCAAATGCTTCATTCTCATGACTGTGTAATGCCAtgtttaattttgctgatgacaccattgttgttggctgaatcaaaggtggagatgaatcagtgtataggagagagattgaaagtcAGGCTGAATGTTCTCATGGGCGGTGGCAATTCCGGATCGAAATCaagtgacaacagggcttcaattccagatgagctcaatgacttctatcctcactttgaccatcaaaacctaGAGGAACCACCACAAATCCCCACAGcccccgatgaccctgtgatgtCAGTCTCTGATCTGACGTGCAAGCAGCCTACATGAGGGTGACCCAACGAAAAGCaactggcccagatggggtatctggccaagtactaaagagcTGTGCCGATCAGCTGGCTGCACCATTCATTGAgaactttaacctctcacttagacagtctgaggtacccacctgcttcaaacaggcttcaattacacCGGTGCCTGAGAAGAACCTGTTAATTTGTCTCAATGATTAGTATTTGTCTCAATGATAAGGATGCAGTACTTACAATGAAGTCTTTTGAGAAtgaacataccaactcctgcctgagaagcaacttggatccgctccaatttacCCACCAGAGGAACAGctgattggctcttcacacaaccctggaacatctggacagcaaagatgcatacatcagatgCTCTTGATAGACTACTGCCTATCagccctcaaagctaatcaataagctgcaAGAACCTGGCTTCAAATCCTCcctgtgcaattagatccttgatttcttcacttgcagaccccagtcagtttggattggcaacaaacatctcctccacaatatccatcagcacaagtgcaccacaaggctgcctGCCCAGCCACCTTCTCCactcacttcacacttatgaccgtgtggctaggcactgctccaatgccatattcaagtttgttgatgacaccaccatCAAAGGTGgtaactgttgtgtatttaatattttttaaatagttgagtaatcttgtgtgtacatataagaccataagatataggagcagaatcaggccatttggcccatcgagactgctccgccatttcatcatgactctcagccccaatctcctgctttctccccgtatcccttcatgccttgactgatcaagaatctatcaactttataaattctttctgatacttatttagtttgagtttcggttttatcccttcaatatcacctagtaaaaataatattggattatgaggaaattgtgttcctgtaatttgttccagtaaaagtcttaaatttgtccaaaaaggttgaattttagagcaagaccatgtcgaatgtaaaaaagtaccagtttcctggttacatcggaaacactgatccgataaatttggattaaatttttttattttataaaatttataaaaattgcacaggcagtagccaaaaaagctattgcagttacttggaaatcggattcacatttaagtatagattcttggaagaaagaaatctatggttgtattccattagaaaaaattacttataatttaagagataaatatgaaacatttttgaaaatttggagcccttatttacaaaagataggattaaatatatagatgcttttaagatgaaacaattggttattaggggaaagaaataaatatacatattaaaattattacgaactccatggagcatgtggagatcttccaaccaccaggcattctttctttctttctttctttctttttttcttttttttctaaggggcagttaggggggaggggttaaggggagggggtatgggttatatatattgtttttttcatactttgtaatcatttaaaaatgcaataaaaaattatttaaaaaaaaaaaaaaaaaaaaaaaaaaagaatctatcaacttctaccttaaatgtacataaagacttggcctccacaactgtctgtggcaaagaattccacagattcaccactctctggctaaagaaatttttcctcatctctattctaaaaggatgcccctctattctgaggctgtgtcctcaagTCTTAAGActatcccaccacaggaaacatcttctccacatccactctatcaaggccatttgataggtttcaatgatgtcacccctcaatcttctgaattccagtgagtacaggcccagagccatcaaccactcttcatatgagaagccattcaatcctggaatcattttcatgaacctcctttgaacccgctcgagtttcagcacatcctttctaagataaggggcccaaaacggctcacaattctccaaatgaagCCTCACTAGGACTTTATAAAGtcgcaacattacatccttgtttttatattctagtcctcttgaaatgaatgcaacaacatatttaccttcctcaccacagactcaacctgcaaattaaccttcagggaatcctgcacaaggcctcccaagtctctctgtgcctcagatttttgagttttctctccatttagaaaatagccactccttacatttcttctaccgaagtgtatgaccatacacttcccaacactgtattccatctgctatttctttgcccattctcctaacctgtctaagcTCTCTACTTCCTGGAAACTTCACGCCCtgccacctatctttatattatctgcaaactttgcaacaaaaccatcaattccatcatccaaatcattcacacataatgtaaaaagaattggtcccaatacagacccctatggaacaccactggtcactggcagccgaccagtggctccctttattcccactctttccctcctgccaatcagcccctgctttatccatactagaatctttcctgtaataccttgggcttgtagcttgtaaagagcttgtgtggcaccttgtcaaaggccttttgaaaagcCAAGTACATAAGATcaacctttgtctatcctgcttgatatttcttcaaagaattacaacagatttatcaggcaagactttcccttgaaGAAACAATGCTGACCACAGTCtgttttattaagtacctccaagtaccctgaaatcacatccttaacaattgactccaacatcttcccagtcactgaggttagactaactggcctttaatttcctttcttctgcctctctcccttcttgaaaagtggagtgacagtcttccagaaccatttcagaatctagcaattcttgaaaaatcattactaatttcttcacaatctcttcagtcacctctttcagaacactggggtgtacaccattcagtccaagtgacttatctaccttcaaatctttcagtttcccaagaaacttctctctagttatggtaacttcacacacttcatggccCCTGACAATgggaacttccatcatactgctagtgtcttccatgatgcaaaatacttattcagttcatctgccatttcccattactacctctccagcaatgTTTTCCAGCCGTCCtacatccactctcacctctcttttacattaatgtatctgaaaaaactttactgtcctctttaatattgttgGCGAGTTTACTTTCGTATCCCATCTTTACCTTCCTAATGAtgtttttgttgccttttgttgatATTTGAATGCTTCCCAATACTCTAACTTctgactaatttttgctctattatatgccctctcttcggCTTTCATGATGGCTTTGACTATCCTTGTAGCCACAGTGCTGTCAGATTGCCTTCAgaatacctcttcctctttgggatatcctgtgccttctaaattgcttccagaaattccagccgttactgttctgccatcatcatgttctgccagtgttcttttccaatcaactctagcccactgtaattccctttacttcactgtaacattaatacatctgactttagcttctcctcaaatttcagcatgtttttgatcacttgcccctttattttaagctctctaatcaattctggttcattgcacaacacatagtccagaacagctgattccctagtgggcttaaccatgagcagctctaaaaagccatctcgcagGCACTCCagaaaggcaaaacttgcagaaaatgcaacaaagttcaatgtaaattttatttcagagtacatacacacacaacctcaagattcattttcctgtgggcatactcagcagatctataaaatagtaaccatgagaggatcaatgaaagatcaaccagagtgcagaagacaacaaactgtgtaaataaatagcaataaataatgagaacctgAAATAACAAGGTAAGTATCCTTAAAgtattccttaggagtttgcatgaGATTTGGCATGACGTCTGATAAacctggagagtatattgaccggctgcatcagAGCTTGGAACGGAaccaccaatgtccttgaacaggaaatcctacagaaagtagtggatccaTCACAATaaaacccttcccaccactgagcactcctACACTgaacaagaaagcagcacccatcatcaaggaacctCACCACTTAGGCCAtgatcactgctgccatcaggaagactcAGGactcaggttgaggaacagttattactcaactattaggctcttgaaccgatGGAGATAATGTTCCTCAACTATACTTACCCCATCACAGAAATGTTCCTACAACGTATGGAACTTTTAAGGACACTTCATCTGATGGTCTCGACTtactgcttattcatttattattctttctttttgtatttacagagttggctgtcttttgcacactggatgaatgcagtctttcaatgattctattatggatttattgagtatacctgcaagaaaatgattctcaggattgtatagcatgtactttgatagtaatttactttgatctttgatttCCTGAAGGCAAGCATCCTGTCACtcccagaatgctggaggagctcagcaagtcaggcagcgtccacagaaatgaacaaacagtcgatgttttgggccgagacccttccttggGACTGGGAAAATGCCAAAATAAAatggtgggagaaggggaaggaacaCAGGTAGAAGATGATAAGTGAAAGGGAAAGGGCTtaggaggaaggaatctgataggggatgagagtgaaccatgggagaaagggaaggagcagggtgccagggggaggtgataagcaggtgagaagtaagaggccagactgaggaatagaagaagagggaaaggagaaattaccggaaggagaaatttcTATCTACCCAGGCAGAGGTTGCTCCTCCACCCGGAGGGTAACTTATTGTGgaacaagaggaagccatggacccaCATGTCCTTGATTGGAGCATGGTGCATTAAAAGCGTTCCTGTGCAAGTCCAGTGAAAAGCTTTAAACCCAGTCTCCATAAAAGAGGGGTACTGTTTAGTAGAGCAGTCATTAGTTTAGTAATTTAGTAGTTTAGTAGTTTAGTTTAGTAGAGCAGGGGGGTGGTCTGAGTCAGTGTGGTAAGGCTTTGGCTTAACAGGGCTTCGGCAAGAACAGGCAAGTTCACTCCTCATTTCGTTtttcttatttaactcttgagGGAATAGGGGgtatgttctgttctgggtgtcagatgtgggatgtccaggagtctcccagcctccccagTGGGCACATCTGCATTCAGATGCAGCTCCACAAGACCCCATTAAGGAACTGGAGGTGCAGCTTGACGACCCTTGGCTTGTTATGGCAAGCGAAGCAGTGATAgtcaggagctacagggaggtagttaccccAAGGCTACAGAACATCCCTATGGCCAGCACtccacaataagtactccatctTGAGTTCTGCTGGGGGGGcatgacctacctgggggaagcaattcTGGTACTGAGTCTGACCCGGTGGCCAGAAAGgtggggaactgaagaggatggcagcagtaataggggactcaatattCAGGGagacagataggtgattctgtggatgtgaaaaggaaacAGGAATGGTTGCTTGCCTCCCAGGTCCCAGGGTCTGCGATCTCACAATCTAGGGCAAGCAAAcggaagtcgtggtacatatcatttacttggatttagtgaaggcatttgataagctgccacacatgaggctgcttaacaaaatataaTCGGTGTTAAAGGAAAAATACTGGCATGAATGGTTGacagcaggaggcagtgagtggtgcCCCCTGAAAGGGGGTCGGGAGAGATGGCACcgtaggggggtgggagagatgggaccgtaggggggtgggagagatggcaccgtaggggggtgggagagatggcaccgtaggggggtgggagagacggcaccgtaagggggtgggagagacggcaccgtaggggggtgggagagacgggaccgtaggggggtgggagagacggcaccgtaggggggtgggagagacggcaccgtaagggggtgggagagacggcaccgtaggggggtgggagagacgggaccgtaggggggtgggagagacggcaccgtagggggg from Hypanus sabinus isolate sHypSab1 chromosome 3, sHypSab1.hap1, whole genome shotgun sequence carries:
- the LOC132390935 gene encoding LOW QUALITY PROTEIN: toll-like receptor 5 (The sequence of the model RefSeq protein was modified relative to this genomic sequence to represent the inferred CDS: deleted 1 base in 1 codon) encodes the protein MLSESWQAEREFTNNPFLSVPLPGWDHATLHFLPAGGSLQVCPVPLLLAWDLPVLEKQNLSQPPAVPAGVVYLNLNWNNINYIERNSFSWTDELRTLTIGKQDSRWMEVGPSAFGNLPDLTFLDLGGNIQLQLDLEAFTGLGQLQTLLLDYNGLKDSVLQNGYFRHLTSLHTLVLEGNRLQHIRPDPTFSNLRALQNVDFSFNQIQQICKEDLKRKNVQHRPFRMFDISWNRPLYASKSLSWERCGNPFSNIFLYTLDISGIPLSIQQLEKMFLAMRGTLIIELRMGHLSIGASFGCNNLPDPNNQTFSGLAESSVMILNLHQTYIFSLQPHVFSHFPDLKILSLPHNRINLIQKNAFFGLENLLTLNIPYNLLGEIYSWTIEGLQNVSYIDLRHNHIGAIQFGSFEGLTQLVTLDLRENSLSRLPASKPLPGLQYLLLGYNRLEEVYGMGNMDNITFLDLSNNAFENLQVFYEIMKQPTVTQLLLRNNRLSVCTIAPTNTIPKSNHLRHLDLSGNFLQLTWAAGECWDVFHNLSNLTELLLQRNYLAKLPQGVFSGLVSLKRLNLSLNSLTQLSHDLFPSNLEILDLSSNRLTSPDPVTFSFVRRLDLRNNQYICDCSLNRFVLWLNRTEVELVEPLTQMVCAFPKGLKDVPLLSLTPGCGMEETQFALFVTVTTLLVIFLTSVLLYTHCWSLILLCYRAATRTVLEGGKTGTDRLGYRFDAYLCFSSQDLEWVKDSLLLNLEENRLQLCIEERDFIPGEDHITNIREAIWGSRKTVCVVTRCFLKDGWCLEAFNIAQSRLYHELKDVVVLLVVGSLRDYQLRKYKPLRSYLQSRGYLRWPAKPYDQYWLLQRLVDKIRQDPKQRRVRARRKTFLGLLP